In one window of Azoarcus olearius DNA:
- a CDS encoding YgaP family membrane protein produces the protein MTLTTERYVRIVAGAFVLLSLALGVAASPLFVSPNFLWFTAFVGANLFQSGFTGFCPLVNILRRLGVPEGCR, from the coding sequence ATGACCCTCACCACCGAACGCTATGTCCGCATCGTTGCAGGTGCCTTCGTGCTGCTGTCGCTCGCGCTCGGCGTGGCCGCTTCACCGCTGTTCGTCAGCCCGAATTTCCTGTGGTTCACCGCCTTTGTCGGCGCCAACCTGTTCCAGAGCGGCTTCACCGGGTTCTGCCCGCTGGTCAATATCCTGCGCCGGCTCGGCGTGCCCGAGGGCTGCCGCTGA
- a CDS encoding disulfide bond formation protein B → MIALPRNRRPLFLAVFAYCAALLAFGLYLQHYQGIEPCPMCIMQRYAFALVGVIALVAGLHGPRGAGVRVYGGLLLLAALAGGSVAARQTWMQLYPPEIPECGPGLEYMLESFPLTSALPMIFRGAGDCSAIDWTFLGLSLANWSLLNFGAAALLALWLLFGRRVR, encoded by the coding sequence ATGATCGCCCTCCCCCGCAACCGCCGTCCGCTCTTTCTCGCCGTGTTCGCCTACTGCGCGGCGCTGCTCGCCTTCGGGCTCTACCTGCAGCACTACCAGGGCATCGAGCCGTGCCCGATGTGCATCATGCAGCGCTATGCATTCGCACTGGTGGGCGTGATCGCGCTGGTCGCCGGCCTGCACGGACCGCGCGGCGCGGGCGTGCGCGTGTATGGGGGACTGCTGTTGCTCGCGGCGCTGGCCGGCGGCAGCGTCGCCGCGCGCCAGACGTGGATGCAGCTCTACCCGCCGGAAATTCCGGAGTGCGGGCCAGGGCTGGAATACATGCTGGAGAGCTTTCCGCTGACTTCGGCGCTGCCGATGATCTTCCGCGGCGCGGGCGACTGCAGCGCGATCGACTGGACCTTCCTCGGCCTGTCGCTCGCCAACTGGTCGCTGCTCAACTTCGGCGCCGCGGCGCTGCTCGCGCTGTGGCTGCTGTTCGGCCGCCGCGTCCGCTGA